The Candidatus Nanohalovita haloferacivicina genome has a window encoding:
- a CDS encoding SAM-dependent methyltransferase: MQEDPEIKQHFDLNSVDYDRYMGTNQHGMMHYGDHTEYQRNWKEKILAKTGLITRKEVKQAVVHRVEALAEKADIQQGDTVLDSGCGRGGNTIWLAKNTNAEKIIGLDIDKDLLEKARENAEEAGVEEKVEFIHQDYDNLQLDNFDVYFAIESQAYSQDERKLAENIYKGLNPGGRLVITDGFRTEKFSEKHEQISRKMHIGWGVDYMAYRSNFERFLKQAGFQNIQVEPLMEKIAPTSKYLHRASVLTTPYVQLRLEIAKGLNTLTDSIGLNTEKKEKEVKRYRQLRNLTTTGRYQYIAGKKEIFNQFDFYAEKPE; encoded by the coding sequence ATGCAGGAAGACCCAGAGATAAAACAACACTTCGACCTCAACTCAGTAGACTATGACAGGTACATGGGCACCAACCAGCACGGAATGATGCACTACGGAGACCACACAGAATACCAGAGAAACTGGAAAGAAAAAATACTGGCCAAAACAGGCCTCATAACCAGAAAAGAAGTAAAACAGGCAGTAGTACACAGAGTAGAGGCCCTCGCAGAAAAAGCAGACATACAGCAAGGAGACACCGTACTGGACTCAGGATGCGGCCGCGGAGGAAACACAATCTGGCTGGCCAAAAACACCAACGCAGAAAAAATAATAGGCCTCGACATCGACAAAGACCTCCTGGAAAAAGCCAGAGAAAACGCCGAAGAAGCAGGAGTAGAAGAAAAAGTAGAATTCATACACCAGGACTACGATAACCTCCAACTAGACAACTTCGACGTATACTTCGCAATCGAAAGCCAGGCCTACTCCCAAGACGAAAGAAAACTGGCAGAAAACATCTACAAAGGCCTAAACCCCGGAGGAAGACTGGTAATCACCGACGGATTCCGGACAGAAAAATTCTCCGAAAAACACGAACAAATATCCAGAAAAATGCATATCGGCTGGGGAGTCGACTACATGGCCTACAGATCCAACTTTGAAAGATTCCTCAAACAAGCAGGATTCCAGAACATCCAGGTAGAACCGCTCATGGAAAAAATAGCTCCCACCTCAAAATACCTGCACAGGGCCTCCGTACTCACAACGCCATACGTACAGCTAAGACTTGAAATAGCAAAAGGCCTGAACACACTAACAGACAGCATAGGCCTCAACACAGAGAAAAAAGAGAAAGAAGTCAAGAGATACCGCCAGCTCAGAAACCTCACCACCACAGGCCGCTACCAGTACATCGCCGGTAAAAAAGAGATATTCAACCAGTTCGACTTCTACGCAGAGAAACCCGAGTAA
- a CDS encoding HAD family hydrolase → MKYDAVIFDLDGTLLQSTSGDLSWMKEAVARALDEEGFEVPEDGIFDLTGVRGDEKFAEACKEIGADPEKLWPVVEKERMKGKKELIESGRLELKDGARDVLEFIHSQDVKASIISNSPDLTVDLVVEEFGLKKYLHYFRGITTFEDLSRRKPDPVHVDYALAELHCENPLFVGDSEADDVAAQREGLEDVIIGRDVESISDVKGSLDQ, encoded by the coding sequence ATGAAGTACGATGCAGTAATCTTTGATCTTGATGGAACTCTTCTTCAGTCTACCTCAGGTGATCTTTCATGGATGAAAGAGGCCGTAGCCAGAGCTCTGGATGAGGAAGGATTTGAAGTTCCTGAAGACGGAATTTTTGATCTCACCGGTGTTAGAGGTGACGAGAAATTTGCTGAGGCCTGTAAAGAGATAGGAGCTGACCCTGAAAAGCTGTGGCCTGTTGTTGAGAAGGAGAGGATGAAAGGTAAGAAAGAGTTAATTGAGTCAGGCCGTCTCGAGTTGAAGGATGGTGCTCGTGATGTTCTTGAGTTTATTCACTCTCAAGATGTTAAGGCCTCTATTATCAGTAATTCTCCTGATTTGACTGTTGATCTTGTAGTAGAAGAGTTTGGTCTAAAGAAGTATCTGCATTATTTCCGAGGTATCACTACGTTTGAGGATCTTTCTCGGAGGAAGCCTGATCCTGTTCATGTTGATTATGCATTGGCAGAGCTTCACTGTGAGAATCCATTGTTTGTCGGTGATTCGGAGGCTGATGATGTTGCGGCGCAGCGTGAAGGCCTTGAAGATGTGATTATCGGCCGTGATGTGGAAAGTATTTCAGATGTGAAAGGTTCACTGGATCAGTAG
- the rpsJ gene encoding 30S ribosomal protein S10: protein MQKARVKLRSTEKEKVDDLAQEILEIGEEYDAEVSGPVPLPTNNMKITTRKAPDGEGSSTIERYEMHVHKRLLDVMESERALRQVMRVHVPEGVDIEIELKD, encoded by the coding sequence ATGCAGAAGGCCCGAGTAAAACTAAGAAGTACCGAAAAAGAGAAGGTAGATGACCTTGCTCAGGAAATACTAGAGATCGGTGAGGAATACGACGCAGAAGTTTCAGGCCCTGTACCTCTACCGACCAACAACATGAAGATCACCACCAGGAAAGCACCTGATGGAGAAGGAAGCTCAACAATCGAAAGATACGAGATGCACGTCCACAAGAGACTTCTCGACGTAATGGAATCCGAGAGAGCTCTCAGACAGGTCATGCGTGTACACGTACCTGAAGGCGTAGACATCGAAATCGAGCTAAAGGATTAA
- the tuf gene encoding translation elongation factor EF-1 subunit alpha, translating into MADKTHVNLVFIGHVDHGKSTSIGRLLWDTENLPQEEMRKLEDAAEEAGKESFGFAFAMDSLEEERERGVTIDLAHQEFDSDNYHFTIIDAPGHRDFIKNMITGASQADAGVLTVAADDGIQPQTKEHAYLAKTLGIDQLIVSINKMDLVDYGEDGYNDIKEEVSEMLQGVGYDTSEINFVPISAFDGEGVVEPSDEMGWYDGPCLLEALDDLEEPEKPGDLPLRIPIQDVYNISGIGAVTVGRVETGDIAGGDSIKFEPASTRLNKNIGGEVKTIEMHHEEVEEAHPGDNIGWNTRGVGESDVKKGDVAGPADNPPTVVDSFEAQVIVLNHPNVISEGYTPVFHVNTAQVSCTFTDIKSTMNPKTGETIEEDPDYIKQGQAAKVEITPQQPLVIEENDEIPQLARFAIRDMGQTVGAGQALKVTEKE; encoded by the coding sequence ATGGCAGACAAAACACACGTTAATCTAGTATTCATCGGACACGTAGACCACGGAAAGTCAACCTCAATCGGAAGACTTCTCTGGGATACCGAAAACCTACCACAAGAAGAAATGAGAAAGCTCGAAGACGCTGCTGAAGAAGCAGGTAAAGAATCATTCGGATTCGCATTCGCAATGGACTCTCTTGAAGAAGAGAGAGAAAGAGGAGTTACAATCGACCTCGCACACCAGGAGTTTGACTCAGATAATTACCACTTCACAATTATCGACGCTCCAGGCCACAGAGACTTCATTAAAAACATGATCACAGGAGCTTCTCAGGCAGACGCTGGAGTTCTAACAGTCGCAGCAGACGACGGAATCCAGCCTCAGACAAAAGAACACGCATACCTAGCAAAGACACTGGGAATCGACCAGCTAATCGTCTCCATCAACAAAATGGACCTAGTTGACTACGGAGAAGACGGTTACAATGACATCAAGGAAGAAGTTTCCGAGATGCTACAGGGAGTAGGATACGACACATCCGAAATCAACTTCGTTCCAATCTCAGCATTCGACGGAGAAGGCGTTGTAGAGCCTTCCGACGAAATGGGATGGTACGACGGCCCATGCCTACTAGAGGCACTAGACGACCTGGAAGAACCAGAAAAGCCAGGAGACCTACCACTAAGAATTCCAATCCAGGACGTATACAACATCTCCGGAATTGGAGCAGTAACAGTAGGAAGAGTTGAGACAGGAGACATCGCAGGAGGAGACAGCATCAAGTTCGAACCTGCATCCACAAGACTCAACAAGAACATCGGTGGAGAAGTCAAGACCATCGAAATGCACCACGAAGAAGTAGAAGAAGCACACCCAGGAGACAACATTGGATGGAACACAAGAGGAGTCGGAGAATCTGACGTCAAGAAAGGAGACGTAGCAGGACCAGCCGACAACCCACCAACAGTAGTCGACAGCTTCGAAGCACAGGTCATCGTCCTAAACCACCCTAACGTCATCTCCGAAGGATACACACCTGTATTCCACGTTAACACAGCACAGGTATCCTGCACATTCACGGACATCAAGTCCACAATGAATCCAAAGACAGGAGAGACAATCGAAGAAGACCCTGACTACATCAAGCAGGGACAGGCAGCAAAGGTTGAAATCACACCACAGCAGCCACTAGTCATTGAAGAGAACGACGAGATCCCACAGCTTGCAAGATTCGCAATCAGAGACATGGGACAGACAGTTGGAGCCGGACAGGCTCTAAAAGTCACAGAGAAGGAGTAA
- a CDS encoding LAGLIDADG family homing endonuclease — translation MGLVPGNKVKHQVGVPEWVKNSKALSNSCLRGLTNTDGSIYLRSEDGYKVVHFKNRSRPLLDDFLEMCSNIGVRGSKAGKYGVRVAAQEEVKRFIEEVDPIKEA, via the coding sequence GTGGGTCTAGTTCCTGGCAATAAGGTAAAACATCAAGTAGGAGTTCCAGAGTGGGTAAAAAATTCTAAAGCTCTGTCTAATTCATGTCTAAGAGGGCTTACTAACACAGATGGTTCGATATACCTGCGATCTGAGGACGGCTACAAGGTTGTTCATTTCAAGAACAGATCTAGGCCGCTGCTTGATGACTTCCTTGAGATGTGTTCTAATATTGGTGTGAGAGGAAGTAAAGCAGGGAAGTATGGTGTTCGAGTCGCAGCACAAGAAGAGGTTAAGAGGTTCATTGAAGAAGTGGATCCTATCAAGGAGGCCTAA
- a CDS encoding 30S ribosomal protein S7 (binds directly to 16S rRNA where it nucleates assembly of the head domain of the 30S subunit) yields MTDAATLDLDDELKTFGRWDASEAEISDEGLVRYISLENILAPRSKGRHSEKQFYKADVPIAERLLNHMYVAGHRGKKHYITSGRNIGKSEKLWTIIEDAFEQIEEETGENPFQVLVDAIENSAPVEEVVTYQRGGVRARKAVLVSPQRRVDLALRLLAQGSYENRLASSEDAVETLAQEIIKAANGADDVRAVREKERREREAEGAR; encoded by the coding sequence ATGACAGACGCAGCAACACTAGACCTAGACGACGAACTCAAGACCTTCGGACGATGGGACGCATCCGAAGCAGAAATCTCAGACGAAGGCCTTGTAAGATACATCAGCCTAGAAAACATTCTCGCACCAAGATCCAAAGGAAGACACAGCGAGAAACAGTTCTACAAGGCAGACGTACCAATCGCAGAAAGACTACTAAACCACATGTACGTCGCAGGCCACAGAGGAAAGAAACACTACATCACCTCAGGCCGCAACATCGGAAAGAGCGAAAAACTCTGGACAATCATCGAAGACGCATTCGAACAGATCGAAGAAGAAACCGGAGAAAATCCTTTCCAGGTACTGGTAGACGCAATCGAAAACAGCGCACCAGTAGAAGAAGTAGTAACATACCAGAGAGGAGGAGTACGAGCACGCAAAGCAGTACTAGTCTCCCCACAGAGAAGAGTAGACCTCGCACTCAGACTACTCGCACAAGGCTCCTACGAAAACAGACTCGCATCCTCAGAAGACGCAGTCGAAACACTGGCCCAGGAAATCATCAAGGCCGCAAACGGAGCAGACGACGTAAGAGCAGTCAGAGAGAAAGAAAGAAGAGAAAGAGAAGCAGAAGGCGCCCGATAG
- a CDS encoding ABC1 kinase family protein, whose protein sequence is MGLVENKIGDVERFDEIISIMAEQGLGVLLDELDLFHRVSVTQKFSREKVPPPERLRETFEQLGPTFIKFGQIMAERPDVVPERYVEELEKLQDDVPGFESEKAKQIVDEEIGLDKFENFEEEHLAAASIAQVHRATLNSGEEVVVKIRRPGIKDQIERDLEIIEFLAKRGIKRSDYLSDVQLLNAVKEFARWTRQELNLKREARNGELLAENLSDEENIKIPEIYAEMTTQKVMVMEYVDGIKSSKTEKLREMDIDNKKLAETAIRSSLKQILRDGFFHADPHPSNFLVREDGTLIMIDFGMMGNLTKDTRENMALMILHSLREDVDKAFDDLKRMGHVQSDADEQALKAELEEKILLIQNANLEEVSFTGQFLDMTIQASRHGVIMPQSLVLMGKSMVTMEGIGMAVYPEYEINDQFKKTIKEILRDDFKPEKLMKELSLDLVENKDLITELPSKLNELTEKEDTEVKVVNEGGDNRTLEAGLIISSAFLVTQGQKELIALGALEMAFAAYLFNKNN, encoded by the coding sequence ATGGGTCTTGTAGAAAACAAGATAGGAGACGTCGAAAGATTCGACGAAATAATCAGCATAATGGCGGAACAAGGCCTCGGAGTACTTCTCGACGAACTAGACCTATTCCACCGCGTATCAGTCACACAGAAATTCTCACGCGAAAAAGTACCACCACCAGAAAGACTCAGAGAAACATTCGAACAACTAGGCCCCACATTCATCAAGTTCGGCCAGATCATGGCAGAAAGACCTGACGTAGTACCAGAAAGATACGTGGAAGAACTAGAAAAACTACAGGACGACGTACCCGGATTCGAATCAGAAAAAGCAAAACAGATAGTAGACGAAGAAATAGGCCTTGACAAGTTCGAAAACTTCGAAGAAGAACACCTGGCCGCAGCATCAATCGCACAGGTACACCGAGCAACACTAAACTCCGGCGAAGAAGTAGTAGTCAAGATCAGAAGGCCCGGGATCAAAGACCAGATAGAAAGAGATCTCGAAATAATAGAATTCCTAGCCAAAAGAGGAATCAAAAGATCAGATTACCTATCCGATGTACAACTTCTCAACGCAGTAAAAGAATTCGCAAGATGGACCCGACAGGAACTCAACCTTAAACGAGAGGCCCGTAACGGAGAACTACTGGCAGAAAACCTCTCCGACGAAGAAAACATCAAAATACCGGAGATCTACGCAGAAATGACCACGCAGAAAGTAATGGTCATGGAGTACGTCGACGGCATCAAAAGCAGCAAGACAGAGAAACTCCGGGAAATGGACATAGACAACAAAAAACTGGCGGAAACAGCAATCCGCTCCAGCCTCAAACAAATACTCAGAGACGGCTTCTTCCACGCAGACCCACACCCCTCAAACTTCCTGGTAAGAGAAGACGGCACACTCATCATGATCGACTTCGGAATGATGGGCAACCTAACCAAGGACACGAGAGAAAACATGGCCCTAATGATACTGCACTCTCTCAGAGAGGATGTGGACAAGGCCTTCGACGATCTCAAACGAATGGGGCACGTTCAGAGCGACGCCGACGAGCAAGCACTGAAGGCCGAACTAGAAGAAAAAATACTGCTAATACAGAACGCCAACCTCGAAGAAGTCAGCTTCACAGGCCAATTCCTCGACATGACCATCCAGGCCTCACGCCACGGAGTAATAATGCCACAATCCCTCGTCCTCATGGGCAAAAGCATGGTCACCATGGAGGGAATCGGAATGGCCGTATACCCAGAATACGAGATCAACGACCAGTTCAAAAAGACCATCAAAGAAATACTGAGAGACGACTTCAAACCAGAAAAACTGATGAAGGAACTCTCACTCGACCTGGTAGAAAACAAAGACCTCATCACAGAACTACCATCCAAACTCAACGAACTCACAGAAAAAGAAGACACAGAAGTCAAAGTAGTCAACGAGGGCGGCGACAACAGAACACTGGAAGCAGGCCTCATCATCTCATCAGCTTTTCTAGTCACTCAAGGCCAGAAAGAACTCATCGCACTAGGCGCACTCGAAATGGCCTTCGCAGCATATCTCTTCAACAAAAACAATTAG
- a CDS encoding cation:proton antiporter, giving the protein MAAGLAAGTLYNVGILLMASFILGELFERIGLESILGYITAGLLLGPSFLSVMDASAVQSFATIGVSLVLFNAGLREENAADIFRHRQGLQLGLGILAGSFALIFAALYFFGSQFLPYNTLTQFLFIALAYAVVDIGIPSKIMMSRGMLREETGKYTIKSAVINVTAGLLALTGLVLVFSPGENIAMRLGGILGFAAVFYLLHETIHRIDDYIINFEETEAQFAITFAFLLGLSYMTEIVGLSTVLGAFFAGIIVSRSDFSESKAFQEKINAIGLGLFIPIFFAWFGLGLHVSSIIANIEAAVFLFGLSTVSKLGIGYAASKLHGMDKPGTIAASLISLDIETLVVLLIGKDMGLFGPEILQMFAPAVLLSTLTIVLLYALIDRR; this is encoded by the coding sequence ATGGCAGCAGGACTTGCAGCCGGCACACTATACAACGTTGGAATACTGCTGATGGCATCATTTATCCTCGGAGAACTATTCGAGAGAATAGGCCTTGAATCAATACTAGGATACATCACCGCCGGACTGTTACTCGGACCTTCATTCCTTAGCGTGATGGACGCATCCGCAGTACAATCCTTCGCAACAATCGGAGTCTCACTAGTACTATTCAACGCAGGCCTCAGAGAGGAGAACGCCGCAGATATTTTCAGGCATAGACAAGGCCTGCAGCTAGGACTTGGAATTCTTGCAGGATCTTTCGCACTGATATTTGCAGCGCTGTACTTCTTTGGATCGCAGTTCCTACCTTACAACACGTTGACACAGTTCCTGTTCATCGCACTGGCATACGCAGTAGTCGACATCGGCATCCCATCCAAAATCATGATGAGCCGTGGAATGCTCAGAGAAGAAACAGGCAAGTACACGATCAAATCCGCAGTCATCAACGTCACAGCAGGACTACTCGCACTAACAGGCCTCGTACTGGTCTTCTCACCTGGAGAAAATATCGCTATGAGGCTCGGAGGAATCCTGGGCTTCGCAGCAGTATTCTATCTTCTGCACGAAACCATTCACAGGATCGATGACTACATCATCAACTTCGAGGAGACAGAGGCCCAGTTCGCAATAACATTCGCATTCCTACTAGGCCTCTCCTACATGACAGAGATTGTAGGCCTTTCAACAGTACTCGGAGCATTCTTCGCAGGAATCATCGTATCAAGAAGCGACTTCTCCGAATCCAAGGCCTTCCAAGAAAAGATCAATGCGATCGGACTCGGACTATTCATCCCGATATTCTTCGCATGGTTCGGCCTCGGACTACATGTTTCCAGCATTATCGCGAACATTGAGGCAGCAGTCTTCCTGTTTGGCCTATCCACAGTCTCCAAGCTGGGGATAGGTTACGCAGCCTCGAAGCTTCACGGTATGGACAAGCCAGGAACTATCGCAGCATCGCTGATTTCGCTGGATATTGAGACACTGGTCGTGCTGCTGATCGGAAAAGACATGGGCCTCTTCGGACCCGAAATCCTGCAGATGTTCGCACCAGCAGTACTGCTTTCGACACTCACAATCGTACTGCTGTACGCACTCATCGACCGCAGGTAA
- a CDS encoding elongation factor EF-2 — MSDKELDAIKEVINDPEHIRNIAIAAHIDHGKTTLTDNLLARAGMISDKLAGDQRFMDFDDQEAERGITIYSANISMVHEYNDDDYLINLIDTPGHVDFGGDVTRAMRAVDGVVVLVDAVDGVMPQTETVMEQALKEGVKPVLFINKVDRLIEEMQLTPEEMQERFTEIIRGVNAALRKYADEETAEKWKMSVQDGTVAFGSALKNWAISAPYMKETGITFGDIIERVNEGDHEGLRADAPIEEVVLDMVVDHLVNPQEAAEWRIPAVWPGDVESEVGQDMMDHDEDGELVGVVTNVEDDEHAGTIVTARIYSGTVKEGDELYGIGSQKTERAQQVGIYSGPRKLTVDSVPNGNIVAITGPDFSTGETFVRKGESEDLQPFEQIEHVFEPVVTKSIEPKKTSDLPKLIESLRKRAKEDNTIKVDIDEETGETLVSGLGELHIEAKIERFLEEKGIDINVSEPIVVFREGIEDESPVVEGKSPNRHNKLEISVEPLDESVRKFLKEDYEEVKMQADEQHEIKEALIEAGMDKDEADSVIDVHEENIFINESRGIKNLREIQEYLVDAFHEFSDEGPLAGEPVIGLKVSLHDASLHEDAIHRGPSQMIPATKDALTRAFLQSTPRMIEPVRILRIDVPTNVMGDAMTEVSNRRGDVQDMEEEGDSTMLTCKLPVAEMFGFEAALKSATNGKGFFNPKDMVFEPLPMNLQEEKIMEIRERKGMKQEMPSLEEE, encoded by the coding sequence ATGTCCGATAAAGAGCTTGACGCAATTAAAGAGGTAATTAATGATCCTGAGCACATCAGGAACATCGCAATTGCCGCACACATCGACCACGGAAAAACAACACTAACAGACAACCTCCTGGCCAGAGCCGGTATGATCTCCGATAAACTGGCAGGAGACCAGAGATTTATGGACTTCGACGACCAGGAAGCAGAAAGAGGAATTACTATCTACTCTGCAAACATCTCAATGGTCCACGAATACAACGATGACGACTACCTGATCAACCTGATCGATACACCAGGCCACGTTGACTTCGGAGGAGACGTAACAAGAGCCATGCGTGCAGTCGACGGAGTAGTCGTACTTGTCGACGCAGTCGACGGCGTAATGCCTCAGACAGAGACAGTCATGGAACAGGCACTGAAAGAAGGCGTCAAGCCAGTGCTGTTCATCAACAAAGTCGACAGACTAATCGAAGAAATGCAGCTCACACCTGAAGAAATGCAGGAAAGATTCACAGAAATCATCAGAGGAGTAAACGCAGCACTCAGAAAGTACGCAGACGAAGAAACCGCAGAAAAATGGAAGATGAGCGTACAGGACGGAACCGTAGCATTCGGATCCGCACTCAAAAACTGGGCGATCTCCGCACCATACATGAAAGAAACAGGCATCACCTTCGGAGACATAATCGAAAGAGTAAACGAAGGAGACCACGAAGGCCTCAGAGCAGACGCTCCAATCGAAGAAGTAGTACTGGACATGGTAGTAGACCACCTAGTCAACCCACAGGAAGCAGCTGAATGGAGAATCCCAGCAGTATGGCCAGGAGACGTAGAAAGCGAAGTAGGCCAGGACATGATGGACCACGACGAAGACGGAGAACTCGTCGGAGTAGTAACAAACGTAGAAGACGACGAACACGCAGGAACAATCGTCACAGCAAGAATCTACTCAGGAACAGTAAAAGAAGGAGACGAACTATACGGAATCGGCTCCCAGAAAACAGAAAGAGCACAGCAAGTAGGAATTTACTCAGGCCCAAGAAAGCTAACAGTCGACAGCGTTCCAAACGGAAACATCGTAGCAATCACAGGCCCAGACTTCTCCACAGGAGAAACATTCGTAAGAAAAGGAGAATCAGAAGACCTACAGCCATTCGAACAGATCGAACACGTCTTCGAACCTGTAGTTACAAAATCCATCGAACCTAAGAAGACTTCCGACCTGCCAAAACTGATCGAATCACTCAGAAAACGTGCAAAAGAAGACAACACAATCAAGGTAGACATCGACGAAGAAACAGGAGAAACACTAGTCTCAGGACTCGGAGAACTACACATCGAGGCCAAGATCGAAAGATTCCTGGAAGAAAAAGGAATCGACATCAACGTATCCGAACCAATCGTAGTATTCCGTGAAGGAATCGAAGACGAAAGCCCTGTCGTCGAAGGAAAATCACCGAACCGGCACAACAAGCTTGAAATCAGCGTAGAACCTCTAGACGAATCAGTCAGAAAATTCCTCAAAGAGGACTACGAAGAAGTCAAGATGCAGGCCGACGAACAACACGAAATCAAGGAAGCACTTATCGAAGCAGGAATGGACAAAGACGAAGCAGACTCAGTAATCGACGTCCACGAAGAAAACATCTTCATCAACGAATCCAGAGGTATCAAGAACCTGCGTGAAATCCAGGAATACCTGGTAGATGCCTTCCACGAATTCAGCGACGAAGGCCCACTAGCAGGAGAACCAGTAATCGGACTCAAAGTCAGCCTCCACGATGCTTCCCTGCACGAAGACGCAATCCACAGAGGCCCATCACAGATGATCCCGGCCACAAAGGATGCGCTCACAAGAGCATTCCTCCAGTCCACACCTAGAATGATCGAACCTGTCAGAATCCTAAGAATCGACGTACCAACCAACGTCATGGGAGACGCAATGACAGAAGTAAGCAACAGAAGAGGAGACGTACAGGACATGGAGGAAGAAGGAGACTCCACAATGCTCACATGTAAACTTCCTGTAGCAGAAATGTTCGGATTCGAAGCCGCACTCAAGTCCGCAACAAACGGAAAAGGATTCTTCAATCCAAAGGACATGGTCTTCGAACCACTACCAATGAACCTCCAGGAAGAAAAGATCATGGAGATCAGAGAAAGAAAAGGCATGAAACAAGAAATGCCATCACTCGAAGAAGAGTAA
- a CDS encoding CBS domain-containing protein yields the protein MKAEDLMDEPDFIEPDAAIEEVVEEFKGSENTLIVREENKIMGEIHENSLLKAMIPEDKLDEESIIGVLGISFDQSYVPDTAEDLMNSHEVTISPDTDIGEIAFLMDREDIRSLPVKEDGEIIGVVHENKVIENFSEGGE from the coding sequence ATGAAAGCTGAAGATTTAATGGACGAACCAGACTTCATTGAACCTGACGCGGCCATAGAGGAGGTCGTGGAGGAGTTCAAAGGTAGTGAAAACACTCTCATAGTACGGGAGGAAAACAAAATAATGGGAGAGATCCACGAAAACAGCCTTCTCAAGGCCATGATCCCGGAAGACAAGCTGGACGAGGAATCAATTATCGGCGTGCTTGGAATCTCATTCGACCAGAGCTACGTACCAGACACCGCAGAAGACCTGATGAACAGTCACGAAGTAACAATCAGTCCCGACACAGATATAGGAGAGATAGCATTCCTCATGGACCGTGAAGACATTCGATCACTTCCAGTAAAAGAAGATGGCGAGATAATCGGAGTCGTACACGAAAACAAGGTAATAGAAAACTTCTCGGAGGGAGGAGAATAA
- a CDS encoding 30S ribosomal protein S12 encodes MGLYNARKMRKKRQQYRWSDKDYKRRMLNLKEKADPLEGSPQGRGIVLEKRIIEAKQPNSALRKCVRVQLLKNGKQLTAFVPGDGAIDHIDEHDEVLIEGIGGADSGPKGDIPTVRYKVIKVNGVSLKELVAGNKQKPTR; translated from the coding sequence ATGGGTTTATACAACGCACGGAAGATGCGGAAAAAGAGACAGCAGTACCGCTGGAGCGACAAAGACTACAAGAGAAGAATGCTGAATCTAAAAGAAAAAGCAGATCCACTAGAAGGATCACCTCAAGGAAGAGGAATTGTACTAGAAAAACGTATTATCGAGGCAAAGCAGCCTAACTCCGCACTACGTAAATGTGTCCGTGTGCAGCTACTTAAAAACGGAAAACAGTTGACAGCTTTCGTTCCAGGAGACGGAGCGATCGATCACATCGACGAGCACGACGAAGTACTAATCGAAGGAATCGGAGGAGCAGACTCCGGACCTAAGGGAGACATCCCAACAGTAAGATACAAAGTCATCAAAGTAAACGGCGTAAGCCTCAAAGAACTCGTCGCAGGAAACAAACAGAAACCAACACGGTGA
- a CDS encoding metal-dependent transcriptional regulator, protein MSAKQNYLRAIYKLTDAGDKGTTTGELSEELGVSNASVSETIKKLEDDKLICRAPYKEFTLSPMGKEEAERIKEKYDILRNFFEDLGLEHPEKEADTVEHSISMEAVKKIEQQL, encoded by the coding sequence ATGTCAGCCAAACAGAACTATCTCCGAGCAATCTACAAACTAACAGATGCCGGCGACAAAGGAACAACCACAGGAGAACTCTCAGAAGAACTCGGAGTATCCAACGCATCAGTATCGGAGACCATCAAAAAACTGGAAGATGACAAGCTGATCTGCCGGGCACCTTACAAAGAATTCACTTTAAGCCCGATGGGCAAGGAAGAAGCAGAAAGAATCAAAGAAAAATACGACATACTCAGAAATTTCTTCGAAGACCTGGGCCTGGAACACCCGGAAAAAGAAGCCGATACAGTAGAACACAGCATCTCAATGGAAGCCGTAAAGAAAATAGAGCAGCAGCTTTAG